The segment ACGACATATGCGAGAGTGGCGGAATTGGCAGACGCGCTGGATTTAGGATCCAGTGCCCATAGGGCGTGGGGGTTCGAGTCCCCCCTCTCGTACTTATTACTTCATAAGGACTTACGTCATATGGGCGTAGGTCCTTTTTTCGTTTCCAAGCGTAACTCGGAACAAAGTCGGAACAAGTTGGCATCCATAGGGCCTACACATTGCTCGTCGAAGAACGGTCTGCGGCATATACTTTCTTGTCCAAACGCAATGGGGCGTGCGGCACCGGGAATCAAGTATGGCCAGCCTTCACAAAGACCGTAAATCGTCCAATTTCAGTATTCGCTTTCGTTACGAAGGGAGGAATATCAATCGGTCCCTTAGGACTTCGGATAAACGAAAAGCGGCTGGAATCTGCTCGCGTATTGAAGAGACACTACTATTGCTGGAGGGCGGTAGGATTGAAATTCCTGCGAGTACTGAGCCTCTTGACTTTATTTTCTCCGACGGCAAGAAGACCGGGAAAACAGTCTCGACAAAAACAAAACATTGGGGACTGACCGAATTCTGTGCCATTTACGAGCAACGGCTCCCTCAAGGACATAAAGAAGCTTCAACACTGCATGGAGAGCGGATTCACTTCAATCATCTCCAGAGGCATTTAGGCCCGAACAGAAAGGTGCAATTTATCACCAAAGCAAACTTGCAGGAGTACGTCGCGAAGCGTTTACAGGATACTCATCACGGAAAACCAATTCAACCAGATACCGTTCGCAAAGAATTGGTCACTTTTCGGATGCTTTGGAACTGGGGAGTTCAAGAAGATCTTCTTACGGGACCTTCTCCCACTAAGCATGTTGTGTTCCCCCTGACAGACGAGAAGCCCCCCTTTATGACGTGCCAGGAAATAGAACGTATTATTGCCCGAGGAGGACTTACCGAAGCAGAGGAGAGACGGCTTTGGGAATCAGTTTACCTGGAGACCTCTGAGGTTGGTGAGGTTTTAGAGTACATCCGAAATAACGCTCGCTACCCTTTCATTTATCCGATGATGGTATTCGTGGCTCATACCTCAGCCCGCCGCAGCGAAATGGTGAGATCACTAATTGAAGATATCGACTTTCGATCTCGCACGGTTGTGCTGCGTGAGAAAAAGAAAAGCCGAACAAAGGCAATGACATTTCGCCGCGTGGATATGAGCCCACTGCTTTATCGCGTCCTGCAGGAATGGATTCAGAATCATCCTGGGGGCCAGCAGACGTTCTGCCAGTTACGCGGGTTTCAACAAGCGTTACCGCTTACCGTCTGGCAAGCTCATTATCATCTAAAACAAACCGTGTCTAACAGCGATTGGAGCTTTTTAACGGGATTCCATATCTTTCGACACTCGTTCGCATCCAACCTGGCCGCTGCTGAGGTGGATCAACGGGTTATTGACGAATTCATGGGACATCAAACCGAAGAAATGAGACGCCGCTACCGACATCTGTTTCCAGCCCAGAGGAGAGCGGCGATTGAGTCCATCTTTGGCGAAGAGGACGATAGGAATCAAGGTTCGCTTGCCAGTTAAACTGGAACCATCGCATGATCAACCAGCTTGGCAATCACAAGCGTTGTTTTCCATAAGATAAATTATCACATTTAGCTTAATAGGTGGGGCACTGTCTATCCCCAAACGCGAAAACTGACTAATTTCAACGGTTTGATAGAAGGAGTTTTTACAAATGGAACCAAGAAATCACACTCACCTCTCGCTCGAAGAGCGTCGTCAAATTCATCAATTGCTTAGCAGGAAGATGCCTGTGGTTGCTATTGCGCAAGAATTGGGGCGTCATCGCTCGACGATAT is part of the Polystyrenella longa genome and harbors:
- a CDS encoding tyrosine-type recombinase/integrase, with translation MASLHKDRKSSNFSIRFRYEGRNINRSLRTSDKRKAAGICSRIEETLLLLEGGRIEIPASTEPLDFIFSDGKKTGKTVSTKTKHWGLTEFCAIYEQRLPQGHKEASTLHGERIHFNHLQRHLGPNRKVQFITKANLQEYVAKRLQDTHHGKPIQPDTVRKELVTFRMLWNWGVQEDLLTGPSPTKHVVFPLTDEKPPFMTCQEIERIIARGGLTEAEERRLWESVYLETSEVGEVLEYIRNNARYPFIYPMMVFVAHTSARRSEMVRSLIEDIDFRSRTVVLREKKKSRTKAMTFRRVDMSPLLYRVLQEWIQNHPGGQQTFCQLRGFQQALPLTVWQAHYHLKQTVSNSDWSFLTGFHIFRHSFASNLAAAEVDQRVIDEFMGHQTEEMRRRYRHLFPAQRRAAIESIFGEEDDRNQGSLAS
- a CDS encoding helix-turn-helix domain-containing protein; this translates as MEPRNHTHLSLEERRQIHQLLSRKMPVVAIAQELGRHRSTIFREVQRNS